Below is a window of Congzhengia minquanensis DNA.
AGCGCCTCCTGCCGGAACTTTTGTTTGGTCGGCGCACGCTGTCACCAACGAACCTAACAGCCGCATTTCAGCCTTTAGGAGACCTGCGCCGTTTTCTAAAGTATCTGCTCTGAGAGAATTTGAGCACACAAGTTCTCCCAAAAGGTCGGAGCTGTGCGCAGGCGTTTTCTTTTCCGGCTTCATTTCATAAAGCGTTACGTTAATTTTATGCTTTGCAAGCTGCCATGCCGCTTCGCACCCGGCTAGACCGCCGCCAATCACTGTTGCATTCATATTCATATTCATGTTCCTTCATATTCCGTAAAATATTTTTCAACCATTCGAACGGGCCTGTAGGCCATTTTTGCTTTTCTTAAGCCCTCAAGCCCCATGTCCTCCTCGCGGTTAATAAATTCAAAACCGCTCCACTCGTTTTGCACAAATTGCTGATTTATCATGTTAAAGGATCCCCGGATGGAGGTGTCGGCATATTCAATGTGAATGAGCGCCATGTCGTCTGTTATGGGTTCGCCTGCAGAAAATGCCGCAAGCTTTCCGTCAACGCGGATTCCTCCTAAGGTTACGCCAAGCTTGTCCACGTTGTCAAGCAGCCGCACCGTTGCTTCTTCCGACAGGCCTGAGCCATGGTTCTTCTGTCCCTGTTTCCAGTTTAAAAACAACTCCTTGCACTCATCTGCGTTTTTCTGCCCCAATCGCTCATACTGAAAATCGTAGTGATTTAAAAATGCGTTTAAGTGGTTTTTCTTCTGATGGAGCTTTTTGCCCCGAAGATGAATTAAGCTGTCGCTTAAATAAACATAGTCCGCATTGTTGCGGTCGCTGTAGATGCGAAGTTTATTTCCAAAAACTGCGCCACACTCCTCTGCCATTTGTTCTGTCATTAAAATAAAATGGGGCGAACCGCTCTGGCGGTTCATAAACTCAAAGGATTTTTCTGCCGCCGCCTGTCGGTTCCCGTTCCCCAGAGGATAGGTGCAGCCCACGCCGTGGTGCCTGCCATGAAAAAACAAGACAAGGCAGCCGTCCACAATATCATACTGAATTTTTCCGCTGCCCGCCCACATGAATAGCGTAGTAAAGTTATAAGTTGAGCTTTCGCTCTTTCCCAAATATTCCTGTAATACGTTTTTATCTTCAATTGCAATGTCTTTCGGACTCAACATAGTTTCACCTTAAATTCTGTAGTAGTCAAATAAATGCATCAGCTGTTCATACGTCCTTTTGTGGTCTAAGGAAATTTCACAAAACAGCTCAAATGCCAAAATGCCCTGAAGCACCAACATGCCCAAACCGTTATGAATACGCGCGCCCCTTTTCTTAGCCTCTTTTAAAAACACCGTTTCTTTCGGGTTATAAATAATGTCGCTGCACACCATGTTTTCGTGAATCAAATCCATAAAACCGCAGGGGTTGCCGCTGTCGCCGGCGCCGTGCATTCCCACAGGTGTGGTGTTGATTA
It encodes the following:
- a CDS encoding DUF2156 domain-containing protein, whose amino-acid sequence is MLSPKDIAIEDKNVLQEYLGKSESSTYNFTTLFMWAGSGKIQYDIVDGCLVLFFHGRHHGVGCTYPLGNGNRQAAAEKSFEFMNRQSGSPHFILMTEQMAEECGAVFGNKLRIYSDRNNADYVYLSDSLIHLRGKKLHQKKNHLNAFLNHYDFQYERLGQKNADECKELFLNWKQGQKNHGSGLSEEATVRLLDNVDKLGVTLGGIRVDGKLAAFSAGEPITDDMALIHIEYADTSIRGSFNMINQQFVQNEWSGFEFINREEDMGLEGLRKAKMAYRPVRMVEKYFTEYEGT